The DNA sequence GATTAATCTCAAATTCAATGCTCGTTTCAGGATTGAACGGGTTCGGATAGTTCTGGTTCAATGTGAAAGGTCCCGGCAACGGCGAGGTCCGGTTCAAATTCTTGACCGGAATCTGCACCGCATTCGGATCGGTCATGACAGCATATTCCAGCTTCAAATCATCCGTGGTGATGTCAACGCCATCGTTAAGTTCAATTGGCAGTTCGAGTATGACGCCCGAACCGGAAGTCATGAACTTATTCAAGCTGAGACCCGGGTAAAGCAACACTACCAGATCGCCAAGACCGTTGTCGCTGTATTGAAGCGAAAGGTCGTTTGACAGGCCGGCTTTGCGCGGCGTACGAATATGGATTTTGTCTGGATTGTAGGAGACCTTTACTTGAACGCCGGCAATATCCGTCGGCAGTTGAGCGCTCATTTCGAGTGTCTCTGTCGATTCTCCTGAGATCGGACGACTCAGGTCAAGCTCTGCTTCGTCGCCGGTCCAGTTGCCCGGCGCCGGTGTCGTACCGCCGAATACCTGATTGATAATCGCCTGCAGATCGATGACATCAACAAACGTGTCGCGATTCATGTCGGCTGCAGTAAACTGGCGAAGATTCAAATCGATGTCGCCAATGATGTAACCCACGACAATAACCATGTCCGCGATATCGACGCGTCCGTCACCGTTGACGTCGCCACCCGGATCAACTACGAATACACCGTTGGTGTCGGCTTCAAGCGCAATCGATGGCTGGAACGGATCAGGGCTGATTGCCTCAAATGCGTTTTCGAATTTGATCTTCGACTGACCGACCGGCGCGCTGCCGCGAACTGTCACCCAGAAGTCTGAGATAGCCGAAGTCGGCCCGGTGATGACTTTCTCGTTGTTGAGACCAAACGCGACCACGCGAATTCGTCCCGGTGTATCGCCGATATTGTCATAGACGGTGAAGTTCGTTAAGCGAACCGTCGGCACGAGCGAGTCGATTATCAGCACGTTCGGGTTATACACGAAGTCGTATTGGATACCGTAAACATCTCGAGTAGAAGCCAGGTTCACCGGAATACTAATTCCAGCCAGCCCCGGCGTACCTCCGGCAATCGGACCAAGACCCGGTTTTGAGACCGTGAATATCTGATCCCCGACAATTACAACTGATCCAACGTTGATTGTGACTTGTCGCTGAGTCGCTTGCAATGGAGTATTATCGACGCAGCTGAATGTTATAATGTATTGACCAGTTTGCGACGCATTTGGCGTCCAACTGAATGTGCCGCTGGTCGAACCGTTGCCGCTCACTGAACCGCTTGATCCGAATTGCGCTCCCGACGGGAGCCCGCTGGCGCTCAGAGTAATCGGCTGCGGGGAGTTGGCATCAGAGGCTGATACTTGAAATGAAATCTGTGTGCCGGTATTGACATTATAGCTGTTCGGCGAAATTGCCGCAATCACCGGAGGCACCGGATCATCCGGATCGGGATCTATTACGACGCCGGTGTCAATATCAAGTGTACCGGAAATGATCGTCGGCAGGATTGTATTCAAACCTGAAGCGTCCGAGTACTGACATCGCCTGGGATCAGCCGAGCCAAAGAAATCGTTGGGGCTCCAGATTGTAATCTGAGTAGCGGTACCGAGAGGAATGTTCGGCTTAATTCTTACATTGAATTGGAGCACGTTCCCGCTACCGATTGGAATCGATCCAGCCGTTCCATCACCTGCCGCAATAATCGAGCCGTGGGTCGAGTCAGTCGCGGCCATGACCAAGTTCTGGAAGTTGAACACGTTCGGTATACCACGATTAATCAGCGATGTAGTGACGAAGAAAGTACCGCCATCGACCGTACCTTCGAACGTAATCTTGCTCGTATCGATGATTACAAACGCGGTGAATCCCAATAGCGTCGCACTACCGTTGGCAATGTGCAATTTGATGGGCACCACCGTACCGGGTGCACCTTGCGTGTTTACCACCCGAAAAGTATCTGCATCCGAAATCACCGGTTGCGCGACGGCGCTGCTGGGCGAAATCAATGCCGCCAGTGCTATCAATAGCAGGAGCGGAAGAATTCGTTTCATCATAGTACTACCTCTGAATAGAAAATTATATCCTGTATAAGTATCCTGCCCCGCATTCGCGGCAGGTGTATTAGTCGATTCTGTGTAGCAAAACATTTCCCGGACCCTCACTTCAGCAAGACCATCTTGCGGGTTGATTCAAACTGCTCTGAACGCATCCGGTAGAAGTAGATTCCCGATGGTAAAGGAGAACCTTCCGGAGTTACACCGCGAAACGCCACCGTGTGGCGACCCGCTGCCAAAGTTCCATTGATCGGCGTCGCAACAGTCGCGCCGAGTATATTGATGATCTCCAGCGTTACATGGCCGGATCTCGGAATATCGAATGAAATCGAAGTCTCGGGATTAAACGGATTCGGATAATTCTGAAGCAACTCAAAACTGGTCGGAAGCGTTGTCGCCCGGTCCAATCCAACCGGTACGTCATCACCGACATGATCGACAAACTGCTGGGAGACGACGGCAAATTCGCCGTCGAGCCGGATTAAATCACCGGCATCGACCGAAGCATTGCGGCCATTCTTTTCGTGCAGAAGTACACGCAAGTACTCGCCGTCTTGATGCATCGATACTTCAAATGCGGCGAGATTCTCCGTTGAAAGGAACTGGTAGTCCCGGTCACTCTGGACTTCAAGCACGAATAACGCAGCCGCAAATTCGGCCCGATTCGAAAGCGTGTAACTCCATTCACTATTCGCAGACGAGAGCTTGTAGCTGATAGCGTTGCCGTTCGTCGGAGTATTGACTTTGTTGCCGCCGCCGGTAAAAATCTGAATCAGTCTGATCAGGTCAGCCAGCGTCGCCGGAGTCCCATCCTGGTTGATGTCGCTATTCTGCAAACGCGGGCCGGTCAGTGGATATCGGACCGGATCCATGAAATAGTTGGTGAAGTAAACAACGTCGCCGATTTCAAACGGCACACCGTTAAGATTGATATCACCAATCAACCCTTCGTACCGCTGAACCAGAATACCGCCATTTGCGTAGAGTGTCTGTGCGCGCGGAATCACCGCGCCGCTGACGTCATAGGCAATATTCTCGCTATTGGATAACGGATTTATCGTCGCATAAGTAAGCGTCGAATGGAAACCTGCGAATGAAAGGTCGGAAGAAATCTGGAAGGTAATTTTCGCGACTTCGCCATTTCCAATCGCCAGCGGATTAGTGGCCGGGTTCGACGCGTTCGACTTGGCGCTAAGGATAACCTTGCCGTCAGAAGTCGTAGACACATTAAACTGCGACCACGATTCGATTCTGGTCCCGGTCTTCACTGCAGATACAAGTGTCAACAAAGTCCGGTCGTATCCGATCAACACTTCATATCCCGATACCGCAACACGGTTATGCAAATTCAACGAAACCGTGACGTGTTCGCCGGAGAAAGCTTGCTCTTCACTGATTGCCAGTTCAATCGGCATGTTGGGCAGAAGTCGGAAACCAACCTGACGCGAGGCAACCCCGCCGGTAGCATCCGTGGCATTGAGTGTGAAGCTATAATCTCCGGAGTCCGCAATGTCAGAAGCCCAGACGACATAGCCCGGATTTCCTGCACTCAATGCTGCACCTGTTGGAAGACCACTGGCACTGAAGCTGACAGCCTCAAAATCCGGATCGCTGGCCGCAAACGGCACATAGAGCGTGTCGCCCGCACCGCCGACAATGTTGGATCCAACCGTTATCTCCGGAAGGCGATTGCGGTTCACAACATTGAATTTAATCTCTAAACTGCTGTTGATATCGCCATCACTCGCAACAACCACAATCGAAACTGCCCCGCTGGTGGCCGAACCTTCGCCAACGTAAGGCACCTGCCAGGTCAATAACCCGGTGCCGTTGCCGTTATCCGCAAACTTCGCTCCCGGGCAAAGACGACCGGCATGAAGTTTGGTCGCCGCTCTTTCAGGATCAGAAGCACGGACGGTGAGATTCACCAGCTCGCCTTCGTTGACAGTGCGTGCTGCGATCGGATCAAAAACCGGCGGTTGATTAACCGTCGAGATTGTAACCTTGCCGGCTTTGAATGCCGGACGGATAATCGATGCGATTGATGTATTCAGCTCAAACGACCCTGCCGGCGGCACGAACGCTGAGTCAATCAGCGTGGTGACGTCGGCAGAAATGTCTGAGCGAACGTGGAAATGCAATTCGGCAAGCTTGCGTCTTCCGGCAAGAACCGGCGCATCGCCGATGGCGACTGCCCCAATGAGAATTGTTGCCCCGGCAACATCATGCGTACCGCCACGGAATCCCCAATTCTGTACTGCAGATCCAACAAAGCTAATCGAATCGAAAACGAGATAATCCTTGGAGTAGTAAAGCGGGACTGCAAGTCCGGCAATGTTCTCATCATTGAACATCGTTACGCTGAGTGAGAATGAAGAGCCCGGTGAGGTGGTAACTTGGCTGATCAGAATGGAATCGAGCGCTCCAAAGTCGTCAACCTGCGCGAACAATGAAGTTGCTCCAAACGCCAGTATCAGAACCAGAGTAACAGCGAAATGTCTCATAAGTCCGTGACCTCTGTCAGTTCTGCCAATTTGGCATAATGAGTCCTTGGGCATATTCCGATGTAAACATTGCAACGGACATGCCAAGGCAGGCCTTGACGTTTTCCATTCTTCCCGTAGGAGCATTTTCCAATCTCGATCATACGCCGTTTCGTAAACGGCTGCTAATAAGTCACTTATATTGAAGTAGCGTCGTAGAGTCATCCGTGAAGTACATTCGAGAGCTAATTCATCATGCGGCGTGGTAGCGCAGGATTGCATATTTCTCAAATTGTGTGTGCAACGTTCTGCAATCATCTCTAACGGTCCAACTAGTTCCTTAAAACAAAAATGGCCTGGCATACGAACTGTTAAGTCGCATTAGTGCCAAGCATCTCACTAATCGCCCTGTCCGTAAACCGTTAGAAAATTACTTTTTATTCCTCCTCTCGTACCATTTCGCTCTTAAGATATGGGGAGATTTTACTCTCCCCATATCCAATCAGATAAGATAATCTGACGAAATTACTTCATCAGGACCATCTTCTTGGTGTCAGTGAATGAACCGGCGGTAGCCTTGTAGAAGTAGATACCGCTAGCTGCATTCGCCGCATCCCATTCAACAACAACATTGCCAACGCCGCGGCCGTCGAAGCTCTTCACAAGCTGACCAGCTACGTTGTAAATGCTCAGGTTCCAATCAGAAGCGGTCGGCAGATCCAGACCGATCTTCGTGGTCGGGTTGAACGGATTCGGAGTGTTCTGCGACAGCTTGTATTCCGTCGGCAGGACATTCTTGTTGATGCGGGTGTTCAGCATGCTGCCGTTATAGTCGGCAACTTCCACGTTCACAAGTTCAACGTTACCGTCGATCGTGAACAGGTTGTTGCTGCCAGCTTCGAGACGGTTGGTCATGTTTTCAAGACCGGCATAAACCAGGACCTTCACAAGACCTTCGTTCTCGGCACTAAGCAGGACCATATCGGAATTGTTGGTAAGGGTGTAGGCACCGTTCGCTTTGAACGTGGCATACACGGCACCAACTTCAACCGACGCGTCGGTCGAAACCACGCCGTTAGCAAGCTTGACGTTGACCGTATTGGCAAACGGGGCAAGCTTCGGGAACGGAAGGGCATCGCCAACAACTACGCGGAGCAAGTAAACAAGGTCGCCGACCGAAAGGACGGTACCGTCCTGGTTGGCATCGGAAGCCGCAATCTGGGCTTCGCGGTACTGCGGGTTGGAATCAAGAGCGGACAGACCATACAGGAAGTAGTTCGTGTACAATACTGCGTCTGCGATTTCATACGCGATACCGTTCAAGTTGAGATCGCCAGGAGCGTCGATTGAGTCGGCGCAAACGATATCAACACCGCCGTTCCAGAACAGGATGAAACGAACGGGTTCGTACTTCATCGAAACGTCGCAAGCGCTGCAAGCACCGCCGTAGGCGATAGCAAAGTAGCAGCTCATGTCGGTGATGTCATAGGCCGGATCGGTAAGCGGATCGGTATTTTCGAAATCAAATACCTGGCTCGAGATCCAAAGGGTATCACCAGCTACGTTCGAAATGCCGTTGTCGCCGCAATCAATCCACGCGAAGCGGATCGGGACGTACTGGCATTCGTAGGTACGGTCGTTCGTTACATAGAACTTAAGGCTGACGAGTTCGGTACCATTCGCGACGGAGAAGCAGGACGGATGGTTGGCGCCGTTGTTGGCATCAGCAATCGCGACTACGCGAAGCAAACCACTCGGGCACGGTCCACCGCAGTTACCCTGCGCGCCGTAACGATAGGTGAAATATTCCCATCCACAACCAAGCGGGCCGAGGGCGGCGCCAAGTTCGGCTGAGAAGAAGCTAAGGGCTGACGCATCGTAAGCGATTAAGAAATCAAAACCGCCCATGGCATCGGAGCCGCCAACTTTCGAAATCGAAACGTACTCAAACTGACCCTGAATGGTGTTGTGAGTCTTTTCGATCTTAATTACGAGCGGCTGAACGTCGAGGACTTCAACCGCCAAGTTACAGGTAGCTGAACCACCGCAAGGATCCGTCACGGTAATCGTGAAGTTCTTCGTGGTAGCGCCTTCGGTAACATCGCTCAACCAGGTGAGAAGGCCGGTGCCGCTGATCGACGGGGCGTTCACAACCGGATCAAGAGCTACGACTGTCCAAACAGCTGCGTCGCAAGGATCGGCATCAACTGAATTGAAGTCGAAGCTGTACTGATTTCCTTTTCCAACTTTCTGAGCAGCCGGGCAAGCCGTGATGGTCGGAGCGTTGTTGGTCCAGGTAATCGTGAAAGCATGGTTATCGCTGCTGGAGCAACCATTGGTAGCAGTCACGGTGACATCGGTGCTTCCGCAAGCGGCAAGAGCCGGAACGGAAAGCTGACCGGTCGACGCATTGATCGTACCAGCGGTGGTGGTCCAGGTGATAACTCCATCCAAGCCGACTGCGGCCGTGGTGGCATCAAAATCAAACGTGTAAGCGGAGCAGTGGTTCTTGTTGACCGCTGCACCCGGATCTGCG is a window from the bacterium genome containing:
- a CDS encoding T9SS type A sorting domain-containing protein yields the protein MMKRILPLLLLIALAALISPSSAVAQPVISDADTFRVVNTQGAPGTVVPIKLHIANGSATLLGFTAFVIIDTSKITFEGTVDGGTFFVTTSLINRGIPNVFNFQNLVMAATDSTHGSIIAAGDGTAGSIPIGSGNVLQFNVRIKPNIPLGTATQITIWSPNDFFGSADPRRCQYSDASGLNTILPTIISGTLDIDTGVVIDPDPDDPVPPVIAAISPNSYNVNTGTQISFQVSASDANSPQPITLSASGLPSGAQFGSSGSVSGNGSTSGTFSWTPNASQTGQYIITFSCVDNTPLQATQRQVTINVGSVVIVGDQIFTVSKPGLGPIAGGTPGLAGISIPVNLASTRDVYGIQYDFVYNPNVLIIDSLVPTVRLTNFTVYDNIGDTPGRIRVVAFGLNNEKVITGPTSAISDFWVTVRGSAPVGQSKIKFENAFEAISPDPFQPSIALEADTNGVFVVDPGGDVNGDGRVDIADMVIVVGYIIGDIDLNLRQFTAADMNRDTFVDVIDLQAIINQVFGGTTPAPGNWTGDEAELDLSRPISGESTETLEMSAQLPTDIAGVQVKVSYNPDKIHIRTPRKAGLSNDLSLQYSDNGLGDLVVLLYPGLSLNKFMTSGSGVILELPIELNDGVDITTDDLKLEYAVMTDPNAVQIPVKNLNRTSPLPGPFTLNQNYPNPFNPETSIEFEINPTSAGKQARLVVYNLLGQPINTIVDEPLAAGPHTFKWNGISSDGQKVASGVYFYRLTIGDHSQTKKMVLLK
- a CDS encoding T9SS type A sorting domain-containing protein, which gives rise to MRHFAVTLVLILAFGATSLFAQVDDFGALDSILISQVTTSPGSSFSLSVTMFNDENIAGLAVPLYYSKDYLVFDSISFVGSAVQNWGFRGGTHDVAGATILIGAVAIGDAPVLAGRRKLAELHFHVRSDISADVTTLIDSAFVPPAGSFELNTSIASIIRPAFKAGKVTISTVNQPPVFDPIAARTVNEGELVNLTVRASDPERAATKLHAGRLCPGAKFADNGNGTGLLTWQVPYVGEGSATSGAVSIVVVASDGDINSSLEIKFNVVNRNRLPEITVGSNIVGGAGDTLYVPFAASDPDFEAVSFSASGLPTGAALSAGNPGYVVWASDIADSGDYSFTLNATDATGGVASRQVGFRLLPNMPIELAISEEQAFSGEHVTVSLNLHNRVAVSGYEVLIGYDRTLLTLVSAVKTGTRIESWSQFNVSTTSDGKVILSAKSNASNPATNPLAIGNGEVAKITFQISSDLSFAGFHSTLTYATINPLSNSENIAYDVSGAVIPRAQTLYANGGILVQRYEGLIGDINLNGVPFEIGDVVYFTNYFMDPVRYPLTGPRLQNSDINQDGTPATLADLIRLIQIFTGGGNKVNTPTNGNAISYKLSSANSEWSYTLSNRAEFAAALFVLEVQSDRDYQFLSTENLAAFEVSMHQDGEYLRVLLHEKNGRNASVDAGDLIRLDGEFAVVSQQFVDHVGDDVPVGLDRATTLPTSFELLQNYPNPFNPETSISFDIPRSGHVTLEIINILGATVATPINGTLAAGRHTVAFRGVTPEGSPLPSGIYFYRMRSEQFESTRKMVLLK
- a CDS encoding T9SS type A sorting domain-containing protein, translating into MKRICLLLTSFMLLLTGALFAQPGDMSVGLNLGADVLYVGENNQLLEYSITNAQPLAAATLGFGFSSTAGAFSFNTGHTGAFGSRPAVNPVLAIVDASAAAGGTYWDNTYAPGNAFAVSNLPNFILLGGVANDPTTFLPAHATSTKIWTMSINGTSLVATVGGFCVDNIFVAPAGTWTFDIGGTSFPPTFQGQANTSEGVPDAPAVCFDVIIRPCLPVTITADPGAAVNKNHCSAYTFDFDATTAAVGLDGVITWTTTAGTINASTGQLSVPALAACGSTDVTVTATNGCSSSDNHAFTITWTNNAPTITACPAAQKVGKGNQYSFDFNSVDADPCDAAVWTVVALDPVVNAPSISGTGLLTWLSDVTEGATTKNFTITVTDPCGGSATCNLAVEVLDVQPLVIKIEKTHNTIQGQFEYVSISKVGGSDAMGGFDFLIAYDASALSFFSAELGAALGPLGCGWEYFTYRYGAQGNCGGPCPSGLLRVVAIADANNGANHPSCFSVANGTELVSLKFYVTNDRTYECQYVPIRFAWIDCGDNGISNVAGDTLWISSQVFDFENTDPLTDPAYDITDMSCYFAIAYGGACSACDVSMKYEPVRFILFWNGGVDIVCADSIDAPGDLNLNGIAYEIADAVLYTNYFLYGLSALDSNPQYREAQIAASDANQDGTVLSVGDLVYLLRVVVGDALPFPKLAPFANTVNVKLANGVVSTDASVEVGAVYATFKANGAYTLTNNSDMVLLSAENEGLVKVLVYAGLENMTNRLEAGSNNLFTIDGNVELVNVEVADYNGSMLNTRINKNVLPTEYKLSQNTPNPFNPTTKIGLDLPTASDWNLSIYNVAGQLVKSFDGRGVGNVVVEWDAANAASGIYFYKATAGSFTDTKKMVLMK